One Campylobacter lari DNA segment encodes these proteins:
- a CDS encoding anaerobic ribonucleoside triphosphate reductase translates to MKIKFIIKRDKSQVAFDIFKIKNAIFKANINSTDEKLNKDFLDKLCDEVVALLDEKHTQVEQIQDKVEEVLIKNTLVNTAKSYILYRQKRTQIRNGSYDLLSLYDDLTFKDSKEADLKRENANINSDSAMGMMLKYGSEGAKYYVDECILPKHIANAHKNGDIHIHDKDFYMLTQTCCQIDLLKLFEKGFSTGHGSLREPNDIRSYASLACIALQANQNEMHGGQSIPNFDFAMAKGVVKTFQKEYKKAINAFFEIKLEQNLDESCFDNTKFQVSSEKECFKELLRLDLNSDENFLKQANAYAYKRALKQTQDATFQAMEALIHNLNTMNSRAGAQVPFSTLNYGTDTSFEGQMVIENLLKATMRGLGNGETPIFPVQIFKVKEGVNYNEKDPNYKLFKLAIECSSKRLFPNFSFLDASFNAKYYKKGDYNSEVAYMGCRTRVMANVYDESKEITSGRGNLSFTSINLVRLAIEAKGNLELFYSLLKEKLELVYEQLLHRYKIQSLKKVKNFPFLMGEGIWIDSDTLKENDSVEKVIAHGTLAIGYIGLCESLIALIGSHHGQSQEARELGLQIVRFMREFVDEKALKDKLNFSLIATPAEGLSGRFLKLDQKKYGILKGITDKDFYTNSFHIPVDFPISIYEKIQIEAPYHELNNGGHITYVELNGDVSKNLESFERIIRCMKESNIGYGSINFPLDRDPVCGYSGMIDEFCPKCHRKEDDIKFERIRRITGYLVGTLDRFNDAKKAEVHARIKHDFS, encoded by the coding sequence ATGAAAATAAAATTTATTATAAAAAGAGATAAGAGCCAAGTTGCATTTGATATTTTTAAAATCAAAAATGCTATTTTCAAAGCTAATATAAACTCCACAGATGAAAAATTAAACAAAGATTTTTTAGATAAGCTTTGTGATGAGGTTGTAGCTTTACTTGATGAAAAGCACACACAAGTAGAGCAAATTCAAGATAAAGTTGAAGAAGTTTTAATCAAAAATACCTTAGTCAATACAGCAAAATCTTATATTTTATACCGTCAAAAAAGAACACAAATTCGCAATGGTAGCTATGATTTGCTAAGTTTGTATGATGATTTAACTTTTAAAGATTCTAAAGAAGCTGATTTAAAAAGAGAAAATGCAAATATTAATTCAGATAGTGCTATGGGAATGATGTTAAAATATGGCTCAGAAGGTGCAAAATACTATGTAGATGAGTGTATTTTGCCAAAACATATCGCAAATGCACACAAAAACGGCGATATACACATACACGATAAAGACTTTTATATGCTAACACAAACTTGTTGTCAAATAGACTTATTGAAGCTTTTTGAAAAGGGTTTTAGTACAGGGCATGGAAGTTTGCGTGAGCCAAATGATATCAGATCTTATGCTTCTTTAGCTTGCATTGCCTTGCAGGCTAATCAAAATGAAATGCATGGGGGTCAGTCTATACCAAATTTTGATTTTGCTATGGCAAAAGGTGTGGTAAAGACTTTTCAAAAAGAGTATAAAAAGGCTATAAATGCTTTTTTTGAAATAAAATTAGAGCAAAACTTAGATGAGAGTTGCTTTGATAACACAAAATTTCAAGTTTCAAGCGAAAAAGAATGCTTCAAAGAGCTTTTAAGGCTTGATTTAAATAGCGATGAGAATTTTTTAAAACAAGCAAATGCTTATGCTTATAAAAGAGCATTAAAGCAAACCCAAGATGCAACTTTTCAAGCTATGGAAGCTTTAATACATAATCTTAATACTATGAACTCAAGAGCAGGAGCTCAAGTGCCTTTTAGCACGCTAAATTATGGTACCGATACATCTTTTGAAGGGCAAATGGTGATAGAAAATTTACTAAAAGCCACGATGAGAGGTTTAGGAAATGGTGAAACGCCGATTTTCCCTGTGCAAATTTTTAAAGTAAAAGAGGGTGTTAATTATAATGAAAAAGACCCAAACTACAAGCTTTTTAAACTTGCTATAGAATGTTCTTCTAAAAGACTTTTTCCAAATTTTAGCTTTTTAGATGCAAGTTTTAATGCAAAATACTATAAAAAGGGCGATTATAATAGTGAAGTAGCTTATATGGGTTGTAGAACTAGGGTTATGGCAAATGTTTATGATGAGAGCAAAGAAATCACAAGTGGTAGGGGAAATTTAAGCTTTACAAGTATAAATCTTGTGCGTTTAGCCATAGAAGCTAAAGGAAATTTAGAGCTTTTTTACTCACTTTTAAAAGAAAAATTAGAGCTTGTGTATGAGCAATTACTTCATAGGTATAAAATTCAAAGTCTAAAAAAGGTTAAAAATTTCCCGTTTTTAATGGGCGAGGGAATTTGGATAGATTCAGATACTTTAAAAGAAAATGATAGCGTAGAAAAAGTTATCGCACATGGAACTTTGGCTATAGGTTATATAGGACTTTGTGAGAGTTTAATAGCTTTGATAGGTTCTCATCATGGACAAAGTCAAGAAGCAAGGGAGCTTGGCTTACAAATCGTGCGTTTTATGCGTGAATTTGTCGATGAAAAAGCACTCAAAGATAAGCTGAATTTTTCACTCATAGCTACTCCAGCTGAGGGTTTAAGTGGAAGATTTTTAAAACTAGATCAAAAAAAATACGGTATTTTAAAAGGCATAACCGATAAAGATTTTTATACTAATTCTTTTCATATTCCTGTGGATTTTCCCATCAGTATCTATGAAAAAATTCAAATCGAAGCCCCATATCATGAGTTAAATAATGGCGGACATATTACTTATGTAGAATTAAATGGCGATGTGAGTAAAAACTTAGAAAGTTTTGAACGCATTATAAGATGTATGAAAGAAAGCAATATAGGCTATGGCTCGATTAATTTCCCACTAGATAGGGATCCCGTATGTGGTTATAGTGGCATGATAGATGAATTTTGTCCAAAGTGCCATAGAAAAGAAGATGATATTAAATTCGAACGCATAAGAAGAATTACAGGCTATTTAGTAGGAACGCTTGATCGTTTTAATGATGCTAAAAAAGCTGAAGTTCATGCAAGAATTAAACACGATTTTTCTTAG
- the nrdG gene encoding anaerobic ribonucleoside-triphosphate reductase activating protein: MQELNTIFLRLAGVVKESIVDGYGFRYVIFTQGCPHHCKGCHNPQTHDFNKGYLQDLASLYDEICKNPLLQGVTFSGGEPFMQAKNLSILAKHIKALGLDLTIYTGFTYEELVQEKSMKELLVLADILIDGKFILEQKDLSLKFKGSKNQRIIDVVKSLEQGKVILFEK; encoded by the coding sequence ATGCAAGAATTAAACACGATTTTTCTTAGATTAGCTGGTGTTGTAAAAGAATCCATAGTCGATGGTTATGGATTTCGTTATGTGATTTTTACTCAAGGCTGCCCTCATCATTGCAAAGGTTGTCATAATCCACAAACGCATGATTTTAACAAAGGATATTTACAAGATTTAGCAAGTTTGTATGATGAGATTTGTAAAAATCCTTTGCTCCAAGGTGTTACTTTTAGTGGTGGGGAGCCTTTTATGCAAGCAAAAAATTTAAGCATTCTAGCAAAGCATATTAAGGCTTTAGGGCTTGATCTTACTATATATACAGGTTTTACTTATGAAGAGCTAGTGCAAGAAAAATCCATGAAAGAATTACTCGTTTTGGCTGATATTTTAATAGATGGTAAGTTTATTTTAGAGCAAAAAGACTTATCTTTAAAATTTAAAGGTAGTAAAAACCAACGCATTATCGATGTAGTAAAAAGCTTAGAGCAAGGCAAAGTAATACTTTTTGAAAAATAA
- the sodB gene encoding superoxide dismutase [Fe]: protein MFELRKLPYEADAFGDFLSAETFAFHHGKHHQTYVNNLNNLIKDTEFAGKDLVYIIQNSNGGVFNNAAQVYNHDFYFDCIKPKTCCGCGCSLSAEFKAAVEKDFGSMENLKEEFIKGATGVFGSGWFWLVYNTQNQKLELVATSNAATPITEGKVPLLVVDVWEHAYYVDHRNARPAYLEKFYAHINWEFVAKAYEWAIKEGMNSVSFYANELHPLN from the coding sequence ATGTTTGAATTAAGAAAACTACCTTATGAAGCAGATGCTTTTGGAGACTTTTTAAGCGCAGAAACTTTTGCATTTCATCATGGAAAACACCACCAAACTTATGTAAATAACCTAAACAATCTTATCAAAGATACTGAATTTGCAGGAAAAGATTTAGTTTATATTATACAAAATTCAAATGGTGGAGTTTTTAACAACGCTGCTCAAGTGTATAATCATGACTTTTATTTTGACTGCATTAAGCCAAAAACATGCTGTGGCTGTGGCTGTTCTTTGAGCGCTGAGTTTAAAGCAGCGGTTGAAAAAGACTTTGGTTCTATGGAAAATTTAAAAGAAGAATTTATTAAAGGAGCTACAGGAGTATTTGGTTCTGGTTGGTTTTGGCTAGTTTATAACACTCAAAATCAAAAATTAGAACTAGTAGCTACAAGCAATGCTGCTACACCTATCACTGAAGGTAAAGTTCCGCTTTTAGTAGTTGATGTATGGGAGCATGCTTACTATGTAGATCACCGCAATGCGCGCCCTGCGTATTTAGAAAAATTCTACGCGCACATTAACTGGGAATTTGTAGCAAAAGCTTATGAATGGGCTATTAAAGAAGGTATGAACTCAGTAAGCTTTTATGCAAACGAACTTCATCCACTAAACTAA
- the coaE gene encoding dephospho-CoA kinase (Dephospho-CoA kinase (CoaE) performs the final step in coenzyme A biosynthesis.) produces MQNAYFVTSSIAGGKSSFIKIVQNLGFDTLSADTIAHELLNENANSIAKLFNDDDLIIAGKIDRKKLGAIVFNNLNAKKKLEDFLHPKIKEVILQKAQILDKKNKAFFIELPLFFENNHYQNLGKSILIYTPKELLLQRLIQRDNLDENEALKRINLQLDIEEKLKKADFVIKNTSGYENFEKNVLNFLKHTLKVMDEIL; encoded by the coding sequence ATGCAAAATGCTTATTTTGTAACTTCAAGTATAGCGGGTGGAAAGTCAAGCTTTATAAAAATAGTTCAAAATTTGGGTTTTGATACTTTAAGCGCAGATACAATAGCTCATGAGCTTTTAAATGAAAATGCAAATTCCATAGCTAAGCTTTTTAATGATGATGATTTAATCATAGCAGGAAAAATAGATAGAAAAAAACTTGGTGCTATTGTATTTAATAATTTAAATGCCAAAAAAAAGTTAGAAGATTTTTTACATCCTAAAATCAAAGAAGTAATTTTGCAAAAAGCCCAAATTTTAGATAAAAAAAACAAAGCTTTTTTTATAGAACTGCCTTTATTTTTTGAAAACAATCACTATCAAAATTTAGGAAAAAGTATATTAATTTATACGCCAAAAGAACTTCTACTTCAAAGACTAATACAAAGAGATAATTTAGATGAAAATGAAGCCTTAAAAAGAATTAATTTACAACTTGATATAGAAGAAAAACTAAAAAAAGCAGATTTTGTGATAAAAAATACTTCAGGTTATGAAAATTTTGAGAAAAATGTGCTAAATTTTTTAAAACACACTTTAAAGGTAATGGATGAAATTTTATAA
- a CDS encoding helix-turn-helix domain-containing protein has protein sequence MDDKVKTLCAKIFGKKRFEILEFLALHADDDGFVFANIEELSKRLNISKPTIISTFKFLEEKALLEKLKNGLYKLK, from the coding sequence ATGGATGATAAAGTAAAAACACTATGCGCGAAAATCTTTGGTAAAAAACGCTTTGAAATTTTAGAATTTTTAGCTCTTCATGCTGATGATGATGGCTTTGTCTTTGCAAATATAGAAGAACTTTCTAAAAGGTTAAACATCAGCAAACCAACCATCATTTCTACTTTTAAATTTTTAGAAGAAAAAGCTTTGCTTGAAAAGCTCAAAAATGGTTTATATAAACTCAAATAG
- a CDS encoding BspA family leucine-rich repeat surface protein has protein sequence MYRPKNKNELMNLVHNERISLRDIDVSLIDDFSYVFYYSKRLDFLGIERWDVSNAKDMSYMFYCCESFNADLSRWDVSKVENMASMFFNCKNFNQDLSKWNTQSLKDMSYMFFNCTKFNHSLLHWKTSNATRMAHCFENCHAYEHSVANWDVQNVITMAYLFHNCKNFHHELDEWNIQKDCNTQKMFGNRGLDKIYTVKGIELE, from the coding sequence ATGTATAGACCTAAAAACAAAAACGAGTTAATGAATTTGGTGCACAATGAAAGAATTTCTTTAAGAGATATAGATGTATCTTTGATTGATGATTTTTCTTATGTGTTTTATTATTCTAAAAGACTAGATTTTTTAGGTATTGAGCGTTGGGATGTATCAAATGCTAAAGATATGTCTTATATGTTTTATTGTTGCGAAAGTTTTAATGCAGATTTGTCGCGTTGGGATGTTTCTAAGGTTGAAAATATGGCAAGTATGTTTTTTAATTGCAAAAATTTCAATCAAGACTTATCAAAATGGAACACACAAAGTCTAAAAGATATGTCTTATATGTTTTTTAATTGTACTAAATTTAACCACTCTTTGTTGCATTGGAAGACTTCAAATGCTACTAGAATGGCGCATTGCTTTGAAAACTGCCATGCATATGAGCATAGCGTTGCAAATTGGGATGTACAAAATGTAATTACCATGGCCTATCTTTTCCATAATTGTAAAAATTTTCATCACGAACTAGATGAATGGAATATTCAAAAAGATTGCAATACTCAAAAAATGTTTGGAAATCGTGGCCTTGATAAAATTTATACCGTAAAAGGTATAGAGTTAGAATAA
- a CDS encoding diacylglycerol kinase, with protein sequence MKPKYSLFKNASYAFNGIKFLLQDEMAFRIEFAIILPLIFASLFLPVSFLEHFVLVFVLVLILIVEALNSAIEACVDLCTSEFHILAKKAKDCASAGVFFSVVLAIITWSFILFDLVREWMIK encoded by the coding sequence ATGAAACCAAAGTATTCTTTATTTAAAAATGCAAGCTATGCCTTTAATGGAATTAAATTTTTACTCCAAGATGAAATGGCTTTTAGGATAGAATTTGCCATTATTTTACCTTTGATTTTTGCAAGCTTATTTTTGCCTGTAAGTTTTTTAGAGCATTTTGTGCTTGTATTTGTTTTGGTGCTAATTTTAATTGTAGAAGCACTAAATTCTGCCATAGAAGCTTGTGTGGATCTTTGCACAAGCGAATTTCACATCTTAGCTAAAAAAGCAAAAGATTGTGCGAGCGCTGGGGTGTTTTTTAGCGTGGTTTTAGCTATAATTACTTGGAGTTTTATTCTTTTTGATTTGGTTAGAGAATGGATGATAAAGTAA
- a CDS encoding phosphoethanolamine transferase, producing MHLKLSWTKFTLLNAVFIMVFNFPLFEFVYEKIDQNTMLFSVFFGIYFFLVLSVLSLVYFPYISKILSIFLLSTCAICSYFVSNYGVLIDDHMIQNVIETDNREFFSYFNFSFALYILAFVIFPSLLVIFTKIDYQKYFFKKSVLFLISLVFCFALVALSSKTLLPFLRSYNIVRMYNLPFYPIYSSIEFTKKKLAGKKELTIISDDASLKDTNTTKLMILVIGETARASNYSLGGYSTNDTNFYTKNEPNLVYFSDVSSCGTATARSLPCMFSRHKRASFENELYEENVLDVLQKVGVQSVWFGNNSGGCKGNCDRIKHKLIAKDYDESLLELVKQELENINSNKIIVVHLQGSHGPTYYKRYPNAFKKFTPTCDTNELNTCSHEQIINTYDNTLLYTDFIIKSLIDMLKQNPTKEASLLYLSDHGESLGENGIYLHGMPYLIAPKEQKHIPMIFWSKDSKLSQDLQSKKDYKLSQDNLFSSLLGYFGVNSKEYEANYDIFSKNLKENP from the coding sequence ATGCACCTAAAACTTTCATGGACAAAATTTACCCTGCTTAATGCAGTTTTTATCATGGTCTTTAATTTTCCATTATTTGAGTTTGTATATGAAAAGATAGATCAAAATACTATGCTTTTTAGTGTGTTTTTTGGAATTTATTTTTTCTTGGTTTTAAGTGTTTTATCTTTGGTGTATTTTCCCTACATTAGCAAAATTTTAAGCATATTTTTACTTAGCACTTGTGCTATTTGTAGTTATTTTGTTAGCAATTATGGGGTTTTAATCGATGATCATATGATACAAAATGTCATTGAAACAGATAATAGGGAATTTTTTTCTTATTTTAATTTTTCCTTTGCTTTGTATATTTTAGCCTTTGTGATTTTTCCTAGTTTGCTTGTGATTTTTACTAAGATTGATTATCAAAAATATTTTTTCAAAAAAAGTGTATTGTTTTTGATTTCTTTGGTATTTTGCTTTGCTTTAGTGGCTCTTAGCTCAAAAACACTTTTGCCTTTTTTAAGATCATACAATATCGTTAGAATGTATAATCTACCTTTTTACCCAATATACTCAAGCATAGAATTTACGAAGAAAAAACTAGCAGGTAAAAAAGAACTAACTATCATTTCAGATGATGCAAGCTTAAAAGATACCAACACAACTAAGCTTATGATTTTAGTTATAGGCGAAACTGCTAGAGCAAGTAATTATTCTTTAGGTGGATATAGTACAAATGATACGAATTTTTATACCAAAAATGAGCCAAATTTAGTATATTTTAGTGATGTAAGCTCTTGTGGCACTGCTACTGCAAGAAGTTTGCCTTGTATGTTTTCAAGACATAAAAGAGCAAGTTTTGAAAACGAATTGTATGAAGAAAATGTTTTAGATGTCTTACAAAAGGTTGGAGTGCAAAGTGTTTGGTTTGGTAATAACTCGGGAGGTTGTAAAGGAAATTGCGATCGTATAAAACACAAGCTCATTGCAAAAGATTACGATGAAAGCTTACTTGAACTTGTAAAACAAGAACTTGAAAATATAAATTCAAACAAAATCATCGTTGTGCATTTGCAAGGCTCACATGGGCCAACTTACTACAAACGCTACCCAAATGCATTTAAAAAATTTACACCAACTTGCGATACAAACGAGCTAAATACCTGCTCACACGAACAAATCATCAACACCTATGATAATACTTTACTTTATACAGACTTTATTATAAAAAGCCTTATAGATATGCTTAAGCAAAATCCTACCAAAGAAGCTTCTTTACTTTATTTATCAGATCATGGAGAAAGTTTAGGTGAAAATGGAATTTATCTTCATGGTATGCCTTATTTAATAGCACCAAAAGAACAAAAACATATACCAATGATATTTTGGAGTAAAGATAGCAAATTAAGCCAAGATTTACAAAGCAAAAAAGACTATAAACTTTCTCAAGATAATCTTTTTTCAAGCTTGCTGGGGTATTTTGGTGTAAATAGCAAAGAATATGAGGCAAATTATGATATATTTAGCAAAAATTTAAAGGAAAATCCTTAA
- the purM gene encoding phosphoribosylformylglycinamidine cyclo-ligase, with amino-acid sequence MNISYEDAGVSIDNGNAFVEAIKPLVKETFNENVLGGIGSFSGAFAIPSGFKNPVMLAATDGVGTKLRLAIDSQKFDTIGEDLVAMCVNDLICNFATPLFFLDYYATAKLDVEVAKKVVAGIANGCKKANCALIGGETAEMPGMYHSNDFDLAGFSVGMAEKDEIDRRNFVKNGDILLALPSSGLHSNGYSLARKVLFEAQKLKFDDKIEGKNLIDILLEPTRIYVKDFLKLKPFINALAHITGGGLVENLPRVFPRGIGAIIRKHHLKTPEIFYQIGQSVEEVEMYRSFNMGVGLVMVIDPSNVGKVLENSDAYVIGEVVLNEGVVLE; translated from the coding sequence ATGAATATAAGCTATGAAGATGCGGGCGTAAGTATAGATAATGGCAATGCTTTTGTAGAAGCAATCAAGCCTTTAGTAAAAGAAACTTTTAATGAAAATGTTTTAGGTGGCATAGGCTCTTTTTCAGGTGCTTTTGCTATACCAAGTGGTTTTAAAAATCCTGTTATGCTAGCAGCAACTGATGGAGTAGGTACGAAGTTGCGCCTTGCTATTGATAGTCAAAAATTTGATACCATAGGCGAGGACTTAGTAGCAATGTGTGTAAATGATTTAATTTGCAATTTTGCTACGCCTTTGTTTTTTCTAGACTATTATGCAACTGCAAAGTTAGATGTAGAAGTTGCTAAAAAAGTCGTAGCAGGGATTGCTAATGGTTGTAAAAAAGCAAATTGTGCCTTAATAGGCGGAGAAACTGCTGAAATGCCTGGAATGTATCATAGCAATGATTTTGACTTAGCAGGTTTTTCAGTGGGTATGGCTGAAAAAGATGAAATCGATAGAAGAAATTTTGTAAAAAATGGAGATATTTTACTAGCTCTACCTAGTAGCGGGCTTCATTCTAATGGGTATTCTTTAGCTAGAAAAGTATTATTTGAAGCACAAAAGCTTAAATTTGATGATAAAATAGAGGGTAAAAATTTAATCGATATCTTACTTGAACCTACAAGAATTTATGTAAAAGACTTTTTAAAATTAAAACCATTCATTAATGCACTAGCTCATATAACAGGTGGTGGTTTGGTAGAAAATTTACCTAGAGTTTTCCCAAGAGGAATAGGCGCAATCATCAGAAAACATCATTTAAAAACTCCTGAAATTTTTTACCAAATAGGCCAAAGTGTAGAAGAAGTTGAAATGTATAGAAGCTTTAATATGGGTGTGGGCTTAGTTATGGTAATAGATCCATCTAATGTAGGAAAAGTTTTAGAAAACTCAGACGCTTATGTAATAGGTGAAGTTGTATTAAATGAAGGTGTTGTTTTAGAATAA
- the dapF gene encoding diaminopimelate epimerase: MKFYKYCASGNDFVVFADSEKKDRSELAKILCNRYEGIGADGLIVVVPHDRYDFEWEFYNCDGSKASMCGNGSRAAAHFAHHYLKKSQYLNFLTGAGLIKSFVDDDIVEIKLSGVKDIKEAFEYKGRIWQGCNTGVPHIVTFVDDLNEFDINLCKEVRKKYNANVNFAKVEDDEFIRVRTYERGVEDETLACGTGMGACFYLAYLNQKVKDDILVKPKSNESLYFRLEEDQIFFRGKVKCCFEADYNFT, from the coding sequence ATGAAATTTTATAAGTACTGTGCAAGTGGAAATGATTTTGTAGTATTTGCAGATAGTGAAAAAAAAGATCGTAGCGAGTTAGCCAAAATTCTTTGTAATCGTTATGAGGGTATAGGCGCTGATGGACTTATAGTAGTTGTGCCTCATGATAGATATGATTTTGAATGGGAATTTTATAATTGTGATGGGAGTAAGGCAAGTATGTGTGGTAATGGCTCGCGTGCAGCAGCGCATTTTGCCCATCATTATTTAAAAAAATCTCAATATTTAAATTTCTTAACCGGCGCAGGGCTTATAAAGTCTTTTGTTGATGATGACATAGTTGAAATAAAACTTAGCGGGGTAAAGGATATCAAAGAAGCTTTTGAATATAAGGGTAGAATTTGGCAAGGTTGTAATACCGGAGTTCCACACATAGTAACCTTTGTTGATGATTTAAATGAATTTGATATAAATTTATGCAAGGAAGTGCGTAAAAAATATAATGCAAATGTTAATTTTGCTAAAGTGGAAGATGATGAGTTTATAAGAGTTAGAACTTATGAACGTGGAGTAGAAGATGAGACTTTAGCTTGTGGTACGGGCATGGGGGCTTGTTTTTATCTAGCGTATTTAAATCAAAAAGTTAAAGATGATATTTTGGTAAAACCAAAGAGTAATGAAAGTTTGTATTTTAGATTAGAAGAGGATCAAATATTTTTTAGAGGAAAGGTGAAGTGCTGTTTTGAAGCTGATTATAATTTTACTTAG
- a CDS encoding exodeoxyribonuclease III, whose amino-acid sequence MKLLSWNVNGLRAICDKNALDWIEKEKIDFIGFQEIKAHEDKFPKRIYEYPFKHMYSNSAKRAGYSGVMSLCNFDCEVKKCEFFDDDEGRVLEHSFKNVVLFNIYFPNGQKDEERLNFKMKFYNDFLVYLDKLLKEGKEIIICGDVNTAHREIDLTHPKANEKTSGFLPIERAWIDDLLKLGFIDTFRHINGDIKEKYSWWSYRMKARERNVGWRIDYFFISNGLKDKLKNAFIRDDIFGSDHAPVGIEIDI is encoded by the coding sequence ATGAAATTATTATCATGGAATGTAAATGGCCTAAGGGCAATTTGTGATAAAAATGCACTGGATTGGATTGAAAAAGAAAAAATCGATTTTATAGGTTTTCAAGAAATCAAAGCACACGAGGATAAATTTCCAAAAAGAATTTATGAGTATCCTTTTAAACATATGTATTCAAATAGTGCTAAAAGAGCAGGGTATTCAGGTGTAATGAGCTTGTGTAATTTTGATTGTGAGGTAAAAAAATGTGAATTTTTTGATGATGATGAGGGTAGGGTTTTAGAACATAGCTTTAAAAATGTAGTTTTGTTTAATATCTACTTTCCAAATGGTCAAAAAGATGAAGAGCGTTTAAACTTTAAAATGAAATTTTATAATGATTTTTTAGTGTATTTAGATAAGCTTTTAAAAGAAGGTAAAGAAATCATCATATGTGGAGATGTAAATACTGCTCACCGTGAGATAGATTTAACCCACCCAAAAGCTAATGAAAAAACTTCAGGTTTTTTACCGATTGAGCGTGCTTGGATAGATGATTTGCTAAAATTAGGCTTTATTGATACTTTTAGACATATCAATGGCGATATTAAAGAAAAGTATTCGTGGTGGAGCTATAGAATGAAGGCAAGAGAAAGAAATGTAGGCTGGAGGATTGATTATTTTTTCATTTCTAATGGCTTAAAAGATAAGCTCAAAAATGCCTTCATAAGAGATGATATTTTTGGTTCAGATCATGCTCCTGTAGGAATAGAAATAGATATCTAA
- a CDS encoding manganese efflux pump MntP, translated as MDILSLIVLSFALAADAFAVSLCKGFSVKKLKLKHYLIVGLYFGGFQALMLAIGYILGSSFGSFVEKIDHWIAFILLSIIGGKMIQESFKKDSCKENSNLFDFKTMIALAIATSIDALAVGVSFAFLKVDLFIALLCIGAITFIMCILALKIGSKFGTYLKSKAEFLGGTILILLAVKILFEHLS; from the coding sequence ATGGATATTTTAAGCTTAATTGTTTTGTCTTTTGCTTTAGCAGCAGATGCTTTTGCGGTTTCGCTATGCAAAGGCTTTAGTGTTAAAAAATTGAAATTAAAACATTATTTAATAGTTGGACTATATTTTGGTGGTTTTCAAGCTTTAATGCTGGCTATTGGATATATTTTAGGTTCTTCTTTTGGTTCTTTTGTAGAAAAAATTGATCATTGGATTGCTTTTATTCTTCTTAGTATTATAGGCGGTAAAATGATACAGGAATCTTTCAAAAAGGATAGTTGTAAAGAAAATTCAAATTTATTTGATTTCAAAACCATGATAGCTCTTGCTATTGCCACTAGTATTGATGCGCTTGCTGTTGGGGTGAGTTTTGCCTTTTTAAAAGTGGATTTATTTATAGCATTGTTATGTATAGGTGCAATCACTTTCATAATGTGCATTCTAGCTTTAAAAATCGGTAGCAAATTCGGCACTTATCTCAAAAGTAAAGCCGAATTTCTAGGTGGTACGATTTTAATTTTACTAGCAGTTAAAATTTTATTTGAACATTTATCTTAG